The proteins below are encoded in one region of Limnochorda pilosa:
- a CDS encoding GntR family transcriptional regulator produces MASDGRASATGELATEEPLKVQRFPNLTEQAYHLLRQEILSRRLRAGDRLVERTLGDRYRLSKTPIREAIARLERDGLVVIVPSQGAVVRRLALGEVKDLLECRQALDAFAARRAAERIQREDVVELEQMLVAAERERVNGSPERYREHDAAFHARIREMASNATLLRVMESLESQVRLVMTSTTGLPGRVGASMEEHRRILEALRAKDPDAAALAASEHVARMLEAVEEYWPVIERGDI; encoded by the coding sequence CGGTTCCCCAACCTGACCGAGCAGGCGTACCACCTGCTTCGGCAGGAGATCCTGAGCAGGCGCCTGCGAGCGGGCGATCGGCTGGTGGAGCGGACGCTGGGCGATCGCTATCGATTGAGCAAGACGCCCATCCGGGAGGCCATCGCCCGACTGGAACGAGACGGCCTGGTGGTGATCGTCCCCTCGCAAGGAGCCGTGGTTCGGCGGCTCGCACTGGGCGAGGTGAAGGACCTCCTCGAGTGCCGGCAAGCCCTGGACGCCTTCGCCGCCCGTCGGGCGGCCGAGCGGATCCAGCGTGAGGACGTGGTTGAGCTGGAGCAGATGCTCGTTGCCGCGGAGCGCGAACGGGTGAACGGATCGCCGGAGCGGTACCGGGAGCACGACGCCGCATTTCACGCCCGGATCCGGGAGATGGCCAGCAACGCCACCCTCCTCAGGGTCATGGAGAGCCTGGAGTCCCAGGTTCGCCTGGTGATGACCAGCACCACGGGCCTGCCGGGGAGGGTGGGAGCGTCCATGGAGGAGCACCGGCGGATCCTGGAGGCCTTGCGCGCGAAGGACCCCGACGCCGCAGCCCTGGCGGCTTCGGAGCACGTCGCCCGCATGTTGGAGGCGGTGGAGGAGTACTGGCCCGTGATCGAGCGGGGCGACATCTAG
- a CDS encoding mandelate racemase/muconate lactonizing enzyme family protein, translating to MRVRKVETRLLEAPLAEPMGGSARRPPIRSRRLLVVRLETDEGVTGYGESYGTPRSVKAMVEELYAPFLLGADPLSGDPLARMQREGVGYHGPKGMVYETLSAVDTALWDLKGKALNAPLSTLLGGAISGTVDCYAASVYLGSVEEAESQAARFAEAGFRAMKVKVGQGLERDRAVFRAVRRLVGEGTTLMADVNGVYDVKTSIRLGRSLEEDGLYWLEEPVPVEDVEGYAQVARALSCYVAGSEGEYTRHGFRELIERGGVDVVQPDVTRCGGVTETWAAATLASAYHRRFSPHCWSSVFGLAASTHLTAAAPTGLTVEYDAHPNPLKDALVGAQLSAVSGRLPVPAGPGLGVQVDEEAFERLTQWVSAVGG from the coding sequence GTGCGCGTCCGCAAGGTGGAGACCAGGCTCCTGGAGGCGCCGCTGGCGGAGCCGATGGGCGGTAGCGCCCGGCGCCCGCCCATTCGGTCGCGGCGGTTGCTGGTGGTCCGGCTCGAGACCGACGAGGGCGTGACCGGCTACGGCGAAAGCTACGGGACGCCCCGGTCGGTGAAGGCCATGGTGGAGGAGCTCTATGCCCCCTTCCTGCTGGGGGCAGATCCTCTGTCAGGCGATCCCCTGGCCCGGATGCAGCGGGAGGGGGTGGGCTACCACGGGCCCAAGGGCATGGTCTACGAGACGCTCAGCGCGGTGGACACGGCACTCTGGGACCTGAAGGGGAAGGCCCTGAACGCACCTTTGTCCACGCTCCTGGGCGGCGCCATCAGCGGTACGGTCGACTGCTACGCCGCCAGCGTCTACCTGGGGAGCGTGGAGGAGGCCGAAAGCCAGGCGGCCCGCTTCGCCGAGGCCGGTTTCCGGGCCATGAAGGTGAAGGTGGGGCAGGGACTGGAGCGCGATCGGGCGGTCTTCCGGGCGGTGCGCCGGCTCGTGGGCGAAGGGACCACCCTCATGGCCGACGTGAACGGGGTCTACGACGTGAAGACGTCGATCCGCCTCGGGCGGAGCCTGGAAGAAGACGGCCTCTACTGGCTGGAGGAGCCCGTCCCCGTGGAGGACGTGGAGGGCTACGCTCAGGTGGCCCGGGCCCTCTCCTGCTACGTGGCGGGAAGCGAGGGCGAGTACACCCGCCACGGCTTCCGGGAGCTGATCGAGCGGGGCGGGGTGGACGTGGTGCAGCCCGACGTGACCCGCTGCGGCGGGGTGACCGAGACCTGGGCCGCCGCGACCCTGGCCTCGGCCTACCACCGCCGCTTCTCGCCCCATTGCTGGAGCTCGGTCTTCGGCTTGGCCGCCTCCACCCACCTGACCGCCGCCGCCCCCACCGGTCTCACCGTGGAGTACGACGCCCATCCGAACCCCTTGAAGGACGCGCTCGTGGGTGCTCAGCTCAGCGCCGTGAGCGGCCGGCTGCCGGTGCCCGCAGGTCCGGGCCTGGGGGTTCAGGTGGACGAGGAGGCGTTCGAAAGGCTCACCCAGTGGGTGTCGGCTGTAGGAGGTTAG